A part of Terriglobales bacterium genomic DNA contains:
- a CDS encoding MBL fold metallo-hydrolase, which yields MKAILTVLGSGTSMGVPTIGCGCAVCNSPDPLDRRTRPSIMLDYDGKRVVIDTTPDFREQAIRERIRSVDAVLYTHAHADHILGLDDLRPLTFNRPGKLPLYAEAKTLERLRSMFSYIFAGDYKYGGLAEVELREIDGPVDLWGAHFSPVRIFHGDNEILGFRFGGAAYLTDFSTIPDESFCQLQNLDILFLDALRHKPHPTHSTVEHSLAIVERCQPRRAFFTHISHDLPHAATNAILPPNVRLAHDGMKLEFEI from the coding sequence ATGAAAGCCATCCTGACCGTCTTGGGTAGCGGCACGTCGATGGGAGTACCCACCATCGGTTGCGGCTGTGCGGTTTGCAACTCCCCGGATCCGCTGGACCGCCGCACTCGCCCCTCCATCATGCTGGACTACGACGGCAAGCGGGTGGTAATCGACACCACGCCCGATTTCCGCGAGCAGGCGATCCGCGAGCGCATCCGCTCGGTCGATGCGGTCCTCTATACCCACGCCCACGCCGACCACATTCTCGGTCTTGATGACCTACGCCCTCTAACCTTCAACCGGCCAGGCAAGCTGCCGCTCTATGCCGAAGCCAAAACCCTCGAACGCTTGCGCAGTATGTTCAGCTATATCTTTGCCGGCGATTACAAGTACGGTGGGCTGGCGGAGGTGGAGTTGCGCGAAATCGATGGCCCCGTGGACTTATGGGGCGCCCACTTCAGCCCGGTTCGCATTTTTCATGGCGACAATGAGATTCTTGGTTTTCGCTTTGGCGGAGCTGCGTACCTGACCGACTTCAGCACCATTCCTGACGAGTCCTTCTGCCAATTGCAGAATCTCGACATCCTTTTCCTGGATGCCTTGAGGCATAAACCTCATCCCACCCACTCCACGGTTGAGCATTCCCTGGCCATCGTCGAGCGTTGCCAGCCCCGCAGAGCGTTCTTCACCCATATCTCCCACGACCTGCCTCATGCCGCGACTAATGCTATCCTGCCTCCCAACGTTCGTTTAGCACACGACGGTATGAAGCTCGAATTCGAAATCTGA
- a CDS encoding bifunctional riboflavin kinase/FAD synthetase: MRIFRHLEDVPADLGPTFLSVGNFDGVHRAHQAVLNELIDRARRADAIAMVVTFDPHPYRILRPDSDLKLLTPTPVKLDLLQQYGIHAVLVLPFTRDLSLMNPAEFASQILVRRLHAREVHEGFNFRFGHKAQGDVTLLESLGRQLGFSLEIYPEMQIRGETVSSSQIRRLLREGNASKARHLLGRVFSIWSTPGRGRGYGHKYTVPTINLSRYDELVPADGVYITQSRIGDECFDSVTNVGTRPTFGADSFAIESHLLNFHPIDLAADTPVELSFLRRVRDEIKFPSVEALREQIARDVHRARRFFHLREKFAELSTARATAHP; encoded by the coding sequence ATGCGCATCTTTCGCCACCTCGAAGATGTTCCCGCAGATCTGGGGCCTACCTTCCTTAGCGTCGGGAATTTCGATGGCGTTCACCGCGCCCACCAGGCGGTCCTGAATGAACTGATCGACCGTGCACGCCGCGCTGATGCCATCGCCATGGTGGTCACTTTCGATCCGCACCCCTACCGCATCCTGCGCCCCGATTCAGATCTCAAGCTGCTGACTCCCACTCCTGTCAAACTGGACCTGCTGCAGCAATACGGCATTCACGCCGTCCTCGTGCTTCCCTTCACGCGCGACCTTTCATTGATGAACCCTGCTGAATTTGCTTCTCAGATTCTGGTCCGCCGTCTGCACGCGCGTGAGGTTCATGAAGGCTTCAACTTCCGTTTCGGGCACAAAGCACAGGGCGACGTAACCCTGCTCGAAAGTCTTGGCCGCCAGCTCGGCTTTTCGCTTGAGATCTACCCCGAGATGCAAATCCGCGGCGAGACCGTCTCCAGCAGCCAAATTCGAAGGTTGCTTCGCGAAGGCAATGCCAGCAAAGCACGCCACCTGCTCGGCAGAGTGTTCAGCATCTGGTCCACCCCGGGACGAGGGCGCGGCTACGGGCATAAATACACCGTGCCGACAATCAATTTGAGTCGCTACGATGAGTTGGTTCCCGCAGATGGCGTCTATATCACCCAGTCCCGCATTGGCGACGAGTGCTTCGACTCCGTTACTAATGTCGGCACTCGGCCCACTTTTGGCGCTGATTCCTTCGCCATTGAAAGCCATCTGCTGAACTTTCATCCCATCGACCTCGCTGCCGACACTCCCGTCGAACTCTCCTTTCTACGGCGGGTACGCGACGAGATCAAGTTCCCCTCGGTTGAGGCTCTACGCGAGCAGATCGCCCGCGACGTGCACCGCGCCCGCCGCTTCTTCCACCTGCGGGAGAAATTTGCAGAACTGTCCACCGCCAGGGCAACTGCTCATCCATGA
- a CDS encoding Ig domain-containing protein, which translates to MRSCWAFSFLPAILLMWCISGPRVSAQAVVAPLTLTPLPLPDGMVGSDYRFHFKVQGGQAPISWNLPIGKLPPGLALDRSRGIISGVARVPGDFRFTVEVSDYSLPVQKVRQDCTITIRAALTINWKHGPKVQDDRIDGSVVVSNYTGDDFDLTVIIVAVDQYGKAFALGYQKFTLVHLEIDQLIPFGSSLPRGHYTIHADAIAEVEEKNAIFRARVQTPMTVPVTYP; encoded by the coding sequence ATGCGCTCGTGCTGGGCATTTTCGTTTCTGCCGGCCATTTTGTTGATGTGGTGCATCTCGGGTCCGCGCGTTAGTGCTCAGGCGGTGGTTGCCCCACTTACGCTGACGCCCCTGCCACTGCCTGACGGGATGGTGGGCAGCGACTACCGCTTCCACTTCAAGGTGCAGGGCGGCCAGGCGCCGATCAGCTGGAATCTTCCTATTGGCAAACTGCCGCCGGGGCTCGCATTGGACCGATCACGGGGCATTATTTCCGGGGTGGCTCGGGTTCCGGGCGACTTTCGCTTTACCGTGGAAGTGTCCGATTACAGCTTACCAGTCCAGAAGGTGAGACAGGACTGCACGATTACGATCCGGGCTGCCTTGACGATCAATTGGAAGCACGGACCCAAAGTGCAGGATGATCGGATCGATGGTTCCGTGGTGGTTTCCAACTACACGGGGGACGATTTTGATTTGACCGTGATCATCGTGGCAGTTGACCAATACGGAAAAGCATTTGCGCTGGGGTATCAGAAGTTCACGCTGGTGCACCTGGAGATTGATCAGCTAATTCCGTTTGGCTCGAGCCTACCGCGCGGGCACTACACAATTCATGCGGACGCCATCGCCGAAGTAGAGGAGAAGAACGCCATCTTCCGCGCACGGGTACAGACGCCGATGACCGTGCCGGTGACGTATCCGTAG
- a CDS encoding MFS transporter, with protein sequence MSAAALLSVSSAAQRRTLLAAALGWMLDAFDVMLYAMVLAHIMRDLGMSKGTAGLLNTLTLLASGLGGLLFGFIADRVGRRSALMLSILTYSIFSFACGLATSILMLASFRFILGLGMGGEWNTGATLVAETWPTELRSRALAVVQSSWAIGYAAAALVSGIVLHYYNWRVVFFVGILPALITLWIRKDVPESELWARHRTTANLGGAIQSLLPSSLFSSQYWSRTLALLSLNLFGLFGWWGLFSWIPPYLSLPVSQGGRGFGLLGTTGLLIFLNLVGMLPGYLCYGWLAEKLGRKKSFLLFFLGAALTIPLYAAATNPPLIMILGAIVAFFGTGFFSGSGLVGSELFPTEIRARALGFTYNGARTLSALAPFIIGRVGQAKGLGPAFYLCALSFLLAAIASQFLPETKGTSLS encoded by the coding sequence ATGTCCGCGGCTGCCCTGCTCAGCGTTTCCTCCGCCGCCCAGCGCAGGACGTTGCTGGCCGCCGCTTTGGGCTGGATGTTGGACGCCTTCGACGTGATGCTGTACGCCATGGTGCTGGCGCACATCATGCGCGACCTGGGCATGAGCAAGGGAACTGCGGGGCTGCTCAACACCCTGACCCTTCTCGCCTCAGGCCTGGGTGGCCTTCTGTTTGGTTTCATTGCCGACCGTGTGGGCCGCCGCTCCGCCCTGATGTTGAGCATTCTCACCTACTCCATCTTTTCCTTCGCCTGCGGCTTGGCGACTTCCATTCTGATGCTCGCCTCGTTTCGCTTCATCCTCGGTCTCGGTATGGGCGGAGAATGGAATACAGGCGCCACTCTCGTCGCCGAAACCTGGCCCACAGAACTACGTTCGAGAGCCCTCGCTGTGGTCCAGAGTTCGTGGGCCATCGGCTACGCTGCTGCCGCGCTGGTCAGCGGCATCGTGCTTCACTACTACAACTGGCGTGTCGTCTTTTTCGTGGGCATTTTGCCGGCTTTGATAACACTGTGGATTCGTAAAGACGTCCCCGAATCGGAGCTGTGGGCGCGGCACCGGACAACCGCCAACCTCGGAGGTGCAATTCAAAGCCTGCTTCCCTCCAGCCTCTTTTCATCACAGTACTGGAGTCGCACTCTGGCGCTTCTGTCCCTGAACCTCTTCGGCTTGTTCGGATGGTGGGGCCTCTTCAGCTGGATCCCTCCCTATCTCTCGCTTCCGGTTTCTCAAGGCGGACGTGGATTTGGCTTGCTCGGTACCACCGGACTGTTGATTTTTCTGAATCTGGTAGGAATGTTGCCTGGATATCTCTGCTATGGATGGCTGGCGGAGAAATTGGGGCGCAAGAAGTCTTTCCTCCTCTTTTTCCTGGGCGCAGCCCTCACGATTCCTCTCTATGCTGCCGCAACCAATCCTCCGTTGATCATGATCCTGGGCGCGATCGTTGCCTTCTTCGGAACCGGATTCTTTTCCGGCTCAGGCCTGGTCGGCAGTGAACTCTTCCCTACCGAGATTCGCGCCCGCGCTCTCGGTTTCACTTACAACGGCGCACGTACCCTCAGCGCTCTGGCGCCGTTCATCATTGGCCGTGTAGGACAGGCGAAAGGCCTCGGCCCTGCCTTCTACTTGTGTGCGCTCTCGTTCCTGCTGGCCGCCATCGCCTCCCAGTTCTTGCCCGAGACTAAGGGAACGTCGTTGTCTTGA
- a CDS encoding EamA family transporter: MTATKSIRSYRNNPHPVRGYLFIAAATLCWGVSASLGRAAFTGRLTSGKGLPAIDPLILAQSRTTISLLVLAPILLWRRGRAGLRFSGVDLARALALAIFGMVASNYFYYLAIQKTNVSTAIVLQYTAPVWVLLYMVLRGRQRATLMKVISVALAIVGISLVIGLFHEGGFRMDTLGLIAAEVAAFSFAFYNVYAPSLLDHHDRWKVLLYVFVWTALFWMVINPPWKIMAAHYSGAQWLFLAVFAVMSILLPFSFYFAGLQNLDPTRAIVTSCLEPVFSILIAFFALGETMRGSQIVGIVLVLSATVLVQLPEKQDAAVVVEPIE, from the coding sequence TTGACCGCGACGAAATCGATCAGGTCCTATCGAAATAATCCACATCCCGTGCGCGGCTATCTGTTCATTGCCGCAGCGACACTGTGCTGGGGAGTCTCCGCAAGCCTGGGGAGAGCTGCTTTCACGGGACGGCTTACCTCGGGCAAAGGGCTTCCAGCGATCGATCCTTTGATCCTGGCGCAAAGCCGGACCACCATTTCGCTCCTGGTATTGGCGCCTATTCTGCTGTGGCGTCGGGGGAGAGCGGGATTGCGATTCTCTGGCGTCGACCTTGCTCGCGCGTTGGCACTGGCGATTTTCGGGATGGTGGCATCGAACTACTTCTACTATCTGGCTATTCAGAAAACAAATGTAAGCACCGCAATTGTGCTGCAGTACACGGCTCCGGTATGGGTCTTGCTGTACATGGTGCTGCGAGGCCGGCAGCGGGCGACGTTGATGAAGGTGATTTCGGTGGCGCTGGCGATTGTGGGGATTAGCTTGGTAATCGGCTTGTTTCACGAGGGTGGTTTTCGAATGGATACCCTTGGACTGATTGCCGCAGAGGTGGCAGCGTTTTCGTTCGCTTTTTACAACGTGTACGCGCCTAGCCTGCTGGATCACCACGACCGCTGGAAAGTGCTCTTGTATGTATTTGTTTGGACAGCTCTCTTCTGGATGGTGATCAATCCGCCGTGGAAAATCATGGCTGCGCACTATTCGGGAGCGCAGTGGCTGTTTCTGGCGGTGTTTGCGGTCATGTCGATTCTACTGCCGTTTTCGTTTTATTTTGCCGGGCTGCAGAATCTGGATCCAACCAGGGCGATCGTGACTAGTTGCCTGGAGCCGGTGTTCTCGATCCTGATTGCGTTTTTTGCTCTCGGAGAGACGATGCGGGGCAGCCAGATTGTCGGGATCGTGCTGGTGCTGTCGGCTACGGTGCTGGTGCAGTTGCCAGAGAAGCAGGATGCGGCGGTGGTGGTAGAGCCGATCGAATAG
- a CDS encoding OsmC family protein — protein sequence MVKASASWTDNDRFIAEASSGHAIVVDAGSEKTANSPVDLVLIGLCACTAYDVVNILRKKREAFTRVQVSAEGERAKDPPMVYTDIRLLYRVTGPVSRKAVEDAVRLSKEKYCSVSAMLERTAKITTQVELLGD from the coding sequence ATGGTCAAGGCGTCTGCCAGTTGGACAGATAACGACCGATTTATCGCCGAGGCGAGCAGCGGTCATGCAATTGTGGTGGACGCGGGCAGCGAGAAGACTGCTAATAGTCCCGTGGACCTGGTGCTCATCGGGTTATGCGCCTGCACGGCCTACGACGTAGTAAACATTCTGCGGAAGAAGCGCGAAGCGTTCACGCGGGTGCAAGTAAGTGCCGAAGGGGAGAGGGCCAAAGATCCACCCATGGTGTACACGGACATACGCTTGCTGTATCGGGTAACTGGTCCAGTATCGCGAAAGGCAGTGGAGGATGCGGTGCGACTCTCGAAAGAGAAATACTGTTCTGTCTCAGCCATGCTGGAGAGGACTGCGAAGATCACGACGCAGGTGGAGCTGTTGGGAGATTGA
- a CDS encoding cation-efflux pump codes for MSDTTTLTSSAMHTEKRSVAQNSVWAAIAVTVLKIVVGLSTGSLGILSEALHSGLDLVAAVITLMSVRVSDKPADAEHQYGHGKIESFSAFLETGLLLLTCAWIIWEAIKRLFFHMVEIEPSLAAFAVMALSMVVDWWRSRALQRIADKYDSQALQADALHFRTDIWSSAVVILGLALVWVGERFQLAWLERADPIAALFVAGVVISVSWRLARQTTDALLDAAPKGARGKVIEAVSGVPGVLEVDRARIRRSGNRYFADLSVALSRNVTFQKSEEVVGEVTAAARRILPDADVVVHSLPRAVRGENIFDRIRAVAARHNLGVHDISIQDLHGRLHVEQHLEMQETLPLKQAHDRVTQLEEEIREQIGEISTILTHIESEPATIETGDELVQNAALERKLKEIAPQFQEVKDVHEMQFKRVGGKLYVSCHCTMEDDLPLSRVHEVMTAMETRFKQEAPGLFRVLIHPEPQTDNRR; via the coding sequence ATGTCCGACACGACCACGCTCACGAGCAGCGCGATGCACACGGAGAAACGCTCCGTGGCGCAGAACTCAGTGTGGGCGGCGATTGCGGTCACAGTGCTGAAGATTGTGGTTGGTTTAAGCACGGGCAGCTTGGGCATACTCTCAGAAGCTCTACATTCTGGACTCGATTTGGTGGCCGCAGTGATCACGCTGATGTCGGTCCGAGTGTCGGACAAGCCGGCGGATGCGGAGCATCAGTACGGCCATGGCAAGATCGAGAGCTTCTCCGCCTTTCTGGAAACCGGGCTGCTGCTGCTCACCTGTGCCTGGATCATCTGGGAAGCCATCAAGCGCCTGTTCTTTCACATGGTGGAGATCGAACCTTCGCTGGCGGCGTTCGCGGTCATGGCACTCTCCATGGTGGTGGACTGGTGGCGATCACGGGCTCTACAACGAATTGCGGATAAGTATGACAGCCAGGCGCTGCAGGCGGATGCGCTACATTTCCGAACCGACATCTGGTCAAGCGCAGTGGTGATTCTGGGACTGGCACTGGTTTGGGTGGGTGAGCGTTTCCAACTCGCGTGGCTGGAAAGAGCCGATCCGATCGCAGCCTTGTTTGTGGCGGGAGTGGTGATCTCGGTGAGTTGGCGCCTGGCACGGCAGACCACTGATGCTCTGCTGGACGCTGCTCCCAAAGGTGCGCGAGGCAAGGTAATCGAGGCGGTTTCCGGCGTTCCGGGGGTGCTGGAGGTGGACCGGGCTCGAATTCGGCGGTCAGGCAACCGCTACTTTGCGGATTTGTCGGTGGCCTTGAGCCGCAATGTCACGTTTCAAAAATCGGAGGAGGTGGTGGGAGAGGTGACGGCAGCAGCGCGCCGCATTCTTCCGGATGCCGACGTAGTGGTGCACTCGTTGCCGCGGGCGGTACGCGGCGAAAACATCTTTGATCGCATCCGTGCCGTGGCTGCGCGGCATAACCTGGGAGTGCACGACATCAGCATTCAGGACTTGCATGGCAGACTGCACGTAGAGCAGCATCTGGAGATGCAGGAGACTCTTCCGCTGAAACAGGCGCATGACCGGGTAACGCAACTCGAGGAGGAGATACGCGAGCAGATTGGGGAGATCTCGACCATTTTGACGCACATTGAGAGTGAGCCTGCAACTATCGAGACCGGGGATGAACTGGTGCAGAATGCAGCCCTGGAACGCAAGCTCAAGGAGATCGCTCCTCAATTTCAGGAGGTCAAGGACGTTCACGAAATGCAGTTCAAGCGAGTAGGCGGGAAGCTCTACGTTTCGTGCCATTGCACCATGGAGGACGACCTTCCCTTGTCGCGCGTTCACGAAGTGATGACGGCCATGGAGACACGCTTCAAACAGGAAGCGCCTGGATTGTTTCGGGTGCTGATTCATCCGGAGCCACAAACGGACAATCGGCGTTGA
- a CDS encoding peptidyl-prolyl cis-trans isomerase, whose product MRFLGLLLLLTSTLAVCQQGAKPAPKASGSQTTPPAASSSPNFGPAGSNKDSAAPAFEVPPNAAVITVTGICDLKSAGTASSDCKTTVTRAEFERLADALKPNLPPAAKQKLGEDYTRALVFSAEAKKRGLDQGTRLEEVMRFIRMQVVAQELLKELQEQAKPTPEQVAQYYKDHESQYQEVTLKRIFLPKNRSDAKPDDKPDEAAFSANAEKIRARAAAGEDFDKLQKEVFEAAGFKTPPPTTIPAWRRQSVPASQAAVFDLKPGEVSQVLPETIGAYIYRLESKRTLPLDQVKPEIEANLSQEKFTAEMQSLTSGVKTELNEAYFHIPQQHPPAEGSVSQPSASKAASTGPTAAKPAAPKEPATQSK is encoded by the coding sequence ATGCGATTTTTGGGTCTACTACTCCTCCTCACTTCGACCCTTGCCGTCTGCCAGCAGGGGGCCAAACCCGCTCCCAAAGCAAGCGGGAGCCAGACCACGCCGCCGGCAGCGTCCTCCTCGCCCAACTTCGGCCCGGCGGGCTCCAACAAAGACTCGGCCGCCCCTGCTTTTGAGGTTCCTCCCAATGCCGCAGTCATCACAGTAACTGGGATTTGCGATCTGAAATCGGCTGGCACCGCATCTTCTGACTGCAAGACTACCGTTACCCGCGCTGAGTTCGAACGCCTTGCTGACGCCCTTAAGCCCAATCTTCCTCCCGCAGCCAAACAAAAACTCGGCGAAGATTACACCCGGGCGCTGGTCTTTTCGGCTGAAGCTAAGAAGCGAGGGCTCGATCAGGGTACCCGCCTCGAGGAAGTCATGCGCTTCATCCGCATGCAGGTGGTAGCTCAAGAGCTGCTGAAGGAGCTTCAGGAGCAGGCCAAACCCACCCCTGAACAGGTCGCTCAGTACTACAAGGATCACGAGTCTCAATACCAGGAAGTCACGCTGAAGCGCATCTTCCTTCCCAAGAACCGCTCCGATGCCAAACCCGACGACAAACCGGATGAGGCTGCATTTTCCGCCAACGCCGAGAAGATTCGCGCCCGCGCTGCCGCGGGCGAAGATTTTGACAAGCTCCAGAAAGAGGTCTTCGAGGCCGCCGGCTTCAAGACTCCTCCGCCTACCACCATTCCCGCATGGCGACGTCAGTCCGTACCCGCCAGCCAGGCTGCCGTGTTCGACCTCAAGCCCGGCGAAGTTTCCCAGGTGCTTCCAGAGACTATTGGAGCTTATATCTATCGTCTCGAATCCAAGCGCACCCTTCCCCTGGACCAGGTGAAGCCGGAGATCGAGGCCAACCTGTCACAGGAGAAGTTCACTGCCGAAATGCAGTCCCTTACTTCCGGCGTGAAGACCGAGCTAAACGAGGCCTATTTCCACATTCCGCAACAGCATCCACCAGCGGAAGGCTCGGTGTCTCAGCCGAGTGCTTCAAAAGCCGCCTCCACTGGGCCAACCGCAGCCAAACCCGCTGCTCCCAAGGAGCCTGCAACACAATCCAAGTGA
- a CDS encoding NAD-dependent epimerase/dehydratase family protein, translating to MTSATKPTVIVTGVSGNLGLRLLRQLSGFDVIGVDMYPPRSDSLARFEAMDLGLESSCQQMVRLLRDSGARSVVHLAFVLDPLRTGVLDLNRMWQINVAGTARVMEAITEVNRSGGQVETFIFIGSVSAYGPQTPGPVRETHPLAAHTLPYAIHKKEADDVVRHRAGNLARCTTYLLRPHIFTGASMQNYMVGALRGTPTGNAPRAEKMRERGERLPMLLPRGEEYLHNKLQFVHVDDVARLLTYILRQPGKGNELLIFNVAGRGYPLTIQDCARISGQKIVQLPGKWLCRAALRHYWNRGISGVPPEAFPYMIGSYTMDTTRLQKFLGDDYSRVIQYTVEDALLDSFRTEEESRLFARNLEAKTKEAARSRA from the coding sequence GTGACCAGCGCCACCAAACCCACCGTCATTGTGACCGGGGTCTCAGGCAATCTTGGACTCCGGTTACTCCGGCAGTTGTCCGGGTTTGACGTGATTGGTGTGGATATGTACCCGCCCCGTAGCGATTCTCTCGCCCGCTTTGAAGCCATGGATCTCGGGCTCGAATCGTCCTGTCAGCAGATGGTGCGGCTGCTGCGCGATTCCGGCGCCCGCTCCGTCGTTCATCTGGCGTTCGTGCTTGATCCCCTGCGCACCGGGGTGCTCGATTTGAATCGCATGTGGCAGATCAACGTCGCTGGCACTGCACGTGTGATGGAGGCGATAACAGAAGTCAACCGCAGCGGAGGCCAAGTCGAGACATTCATCTTTATCGGCAGTGTTTCTGCCTACGGCCCTCAGACCCCTGGGCCAGTGCGCGAGACCCATCCCCTGGCCGCTCACACGCTGCCCTACGCGATCCACAAGAAGGAAGCGGATGATGTGGTTCGCCACCGGGCAGGAAATCTTGCCCGCTGCACCACCTACCTGCTTCGACCCCACATTTTCACCGGCGCCTCCATGCAGAACTATATGGTCGGGGCCTTGCGCGGCACTCCCACTGGCAATGCTCCCCGAGCCGAGAAAATGCGAGAACGTGGAGAGCGTCTGCCCATGCTTCTCCCCCGCGGCGAAGAATACCTTCACAACAAACTTCAGTTTGTTCACGTGGATGACGTCGCCCGGCTGCTGACATATATCCTGCGCCAGCCCGGCAAGGGAAACGAATTACTGATCTTCAATGTCGCCGGCCGCGGCTATCCCTTGACGATCCAGGATTGCGCCCGCATCTCTGGGCAGAAAATCGTGCAACTGCCGGGCAAATGGTTGTGCCGAGCCGCTCTCAGGCACTACTGGAACCGTGGTATCTCCGGGGTTCCGCCTGAAGCCTTCCCCTACATGATCGGCTCCTACACGATGGATACCACCCGCCTGCAGAAATTCCTGGGCGATGACTATTCGCGGGTGATTCAGTACACGGTCGAAGATGCCCTTCTCGACAGCTTCCGCACCGAGGAGGAATCCCGGCTCTTCGCTCGCAACCTGGAAGCCAAAACCAAAGAGGCAGCCCGCTCCCGCGCTTGA
- a CDS encoding ubiquinone/menaquinone biosynthesis methyltransferase, whose protein sequence is MSTSTENQKRATVVGATPEGAKDREAAARAVREMFTSIAPRYDLLNHILSFNVDRTWWRRTARNFGAVLIRPGARLLDLCCGTGDMSFALLREAKNKGGLPLVLGADFSHAMLQRAKTKGQGTGIRWVEGDALRLPLASDSVDLVTAAFGFRNLADYDAGLSEIYRVLRHSGEVGILDFGEPKGLMGSLYRGYFRHVLPKLGTMISGVKGPYAYLPASVARFPAPEEILGRMRDIGFHYVSWTPYTFGIAGLYRGKKGKVSGDV, encoded by the coding sequence GTGTCGACTTCCACTGAAAATCAGAAGAGAGCCACAGTGGTTGGGGCTACTCCCGAAGGAGCGAAGGATCGTGAAGCTGCGGCGCGGGCGGTGCGCGAGATGTTCACTTCGATTGCGCCGCGCTACGACCTGCTGAATCATATCCTCTCGTTCAACGTCGACCGCACATGGTGGCGGCGGACGGCCCGCAATTTTGGAGCGGTGCTGATCCGTCCGGGAGCACGGCTGCTGGACCTATGTTGCGGTACCGGCGATATGAGCTTCGCTCTACTGAGGGAGGCGAAGAACAAGGGAGGGTTGCCCCTTGTTTTGGGTGCGGACTTTTCCCATGCCATGCTGCAGCGAGCCAAGACAAAGGGCCAGGGGACGGGGATTCGGTGGGTGGAAGGAGATGCGTTACGGCTCCCTCTGGCTTCGGATTCGGTAGATCTGGTCACAGCGGCTTTCGGATTTCGCAATCTGGCCGATTACGACGCGGGCCTGTCGGAAATTTATCGAGTGTTGCGCCATTCCGGGGAAGTGGGGATTCTGGATTTTGGCGAACCGAAAGGGCTGATGGGTAGTTTGTACCGTGGGTATTTCCGGCACGTGTTGCCCAAGTTAGGCACGATGATTTCGGGCGTGAAGGGGCCGTACGCGTACCTTCCGGCTTCGGTGGCACGTTTTCCGGCGCCCGAGGAGATTCTGGGACGGATGCGAGACATCGGATTCCACTATGTCTCGTGGACACCGTACACATTCGGGATTGCGGGGCTGTATCGGGGGAAGAAGGGGAAAGTATCCGGTGACGTGTGA
- the aroB gene encoding 3-dehydroquinate synthase has product MIRVDINIPSRAYPALIESGLLRRSGTLLREIFPERQSVMVVTVAAVRRRWGKQLASALKKGKFVPSFIEMPDGERFKTLKTVEGVAEKLLKASADRKSILVAFGGGVVGDVAGLLASLYMRGLDFVQVPSTLLAQVDAAVGGKTGVDLRQGKNLLGTFHHPRLVVIDPQLLSTLPEREFRAGLFEVLKCGVIRDPAIFEFMEQNRELILRRDAASLERVISASVKVKADVVAADERESGLRRILNFGHTLGHALEAETGYRKVLHGEAVAWGMVAATMIAEERGRLDKEAARRIISGVQGYAMWPKFEVPARNIYRRLAHDKKTLNGVVHFVLPTGIGSVDIACDVPERVVMRAIEQSQALTKAV; this is encoded by the coding sequence GTGATCCGCGTCGACATCAACATACCATCCCGTGCATATCCGGCGCTGATTGAGAGCGGTTTGCTTCGCCGCAGCGGAACACTTCTGCGAGAGATTTTTCCCGAACGTCAGTCTGTGATGGTGGTAACTGTGGCGGCGGTGCGCAGGCGCTGGGGGAAGCAACTTGCGAGCGCGCTGAAAAAAGGGAAGTTTGTGCCCAGCTTTATTGAGATGCCCGATGGCGAGCGTTTCAAGACGTTGAAAACCGTCGAGGGCGTGGCGGAGAAATTGTTAAAGGCGAGTGCGGATCGCAAGTCCATCTTAGTGGCGTTTGGCGGCGGAGTGGTCGGCGATGTAGCGGGATTGCTGGCCTCGCTCTACATGCGTGGTTTGGATTTTGTTCAGGTGCCAAGCACGCTGCTAGCCCAAGTGGACGCTGCCGTCGGGGGAAAAACCGGGGTTGACCTGCGCCAAGGCAAGAACCTATTGGGAACGTTTCACCACCCGCGACTGGTGGTGATCGACCCGCAGCTACTTTCGACGCTGCCGGAGCGCGAGTTTCGCGCGGGATTGTTCGAGGTGCTGAAGTGCGGGGTGATCCGCGATCCCGCGATTTTTGAATTCATGGAGCAGAATCGCGAACTCATTCTGAGGCGCGACGCAGCCAGCCTGGAGCGAGTAATCAGCGCGAGCGTGAAGGTGAAAGCTGACGTGGTGGCGGCGGATGAGCGCGAGTCTGGATTGCGGCGGATTCTGAATTTCGGGCACACGCTGGGACATGCGCTCGAGGCCGAAACCGGATATCGAAAAGTGCTTCACGGCGAGGCGGTGGCGTGGGGAATGGTGGCAGCCACGATGATCGCCGAAGAGCGAGGCAGGCTGGACAAAGAGGCGGCACGCCGGATCATATCCGGTGTGCAAGGCTACGCCATGTGGCCGAAGTTCGAAGTCCCAGCACGGAACATCTACCGTCGCCTCGCGCACGATAAGAAAACGCTCAATGGAGTCGTGCATTTTGTCCTACCCACTGGAATCGGAAGCGTCGATATCGCGTGCGATGTGCCGGAGCGCGTGGTGATGCGGGCGATCGAGCAGTCGCAGGCGCTCACGAAGGCAGTTTGA